A DNA window from Mucilaginibacter xinganensis contains the following coding sequences:
- the bshA gene encoding N-acetyl-alpha-D-glucosaminyl L-malate synthase BshA produces the protein MKIGIVCYPTFGGSGVVATELGKALADRGHQVHFVTYNQPARLDLFSENLFYHEVSVSNYPLFDFPPYELALASRLVDVVRFEKLDILHVHYAIPHASAAFMAKQILMTYGIYIPVVTTLHGTDITLVGKDRTFKPVVTFSINKSDGVTAVSEHLRNDTYNFFEIENDIRVIPNFIDLKRFNLKAKDHFKKAIAPSGEKIIVHTSNFRKVKRTHDVIRIFAKIVEKIPSKLLMVGDGVERSYCEQLARDLNVCDEVRFLGKQDAIEEILSVSDLFLMPSESESFGLAALEAMACKVPVVSSNAGGLPELNVDGETGFLKDVGDVAGMAEKSIYILEDAERLQTFKDNALARAKVFDLANILPIYENYYLEVLEKVKQQA, from the coding sequence ATGAAAATTGGAATAGTTTGTTACCCAACCTTTGGTGGGAGCGGGGTTGTAGCCACTGAGCTGGGCAAAGCCCTGGCCGACCGTGGTCACCAGGTTCATTTTGTAACCTATAACCAGCCCGCAAGGCTGGACCTGTTCTCCGAAAATCTTTTTTATCACGAAGTATCCGTATCTAACTATCCGCTTTTTGATTTTCCGCCTTATGAGCTTGCACTGGCTAGCCGGCTGGTTGATGTGGTTAGGTTTGAAAAGCTGGATATTTTGCACGTACATTATGCTATTCCGCATGCCTCGGCTGCCTTTATGGCCAAGCAGATCCTGATGACCTATGGCATCTATATCCCCGTGGTTACTACGCTGCACGGTACTGATATTACGCTGGTAGGCAAAGATCGTACCTTTAAACCGGTGGTTACTTTCTCTATTAATAAATCGGATGGCGTTACCGCGGTCTCCGAGCATTTAAGGAACGATACCTATAATTTTTTTGAAATAGAGAACGATATTAGGGTAATCCCCAACTTTATTGATCTGAAGCGGTTTAACCTGAAAGCTAAGGATCACTTTAAAAAGGCAATTGCGCCATCGGGCGAAAAGATAATTGTGCACACTTCAAATTTTAGGAAGGTAAAGCGTACGCATGACGTAATCAGGATCTTTGCTAAAATAGTTGAAAAGATCCCGTCAAAGCTGCTGATGGTTGGCGATGGCGTTGAACGTTCCTATTGTGAACAGCTTGCCCGTGACCTTAACGTTTGTGACGAAGTACGGTTTCTGGGTAAACAAGATGCTATAGAAGAAATACTTTCAGTGTCAGATCTGTTCCTGATGCCTTCGGAATCAGAAAGCTTTGGTTTGGCGGCGCTGGAAGCTATGGCTTGCAAAGTTCCGGTTGTTAGCTCAAATGCCGGCGGCTTGCCCGAGTTGAATGTTGACGGAGAGACAGGCTTTTTAAAAGATGTTGGCGATGTTGCAGGAATGGCCGAAAAATCAATCTATATATTAGAGGATGCAGAAAGGTTGCAAACTTTTAAAGACAACGCCCTGGCACGCGCCAAAGTATTTGACCTGGCCAACATACTTCCTATCTATGAAAATTATTATCTCGAGGTTTTAGAAAAGGTGAAACAACAGGCTTAA